One window of the Triticum dicoccoides isolate Atlit2015 ecotype Zavitan chromosome 3B, WEW_v2.0, whole genome shotgun sequence genome contains the following:
- the LOC119277547 gene encoding osmotin-like protein has product MASPKLLLLLATLLPSCGLLLADFAPMTLTVVNNCAYPIWPGIQGSAGSEVLEGGGFFLPSLSHRSFPAPTHAWSGRIWARTGCTPAGAGQLRCATGDCGGRLQCGGLGGAAPATLAQVSLHHGGDDQSSYGVSVVDGFNVGLSVTPHEGRGNCPVLACRKDLTQSCPGELQVRAAAGGGVAACKSGCLAFGTDELCCRNAYNSPAACRPSKYSDFFKNECPQAFTYAHDSPSLTHQCSAPRELKVIFCH; this is encoded by the coding sequence ATGGCTTCCCCTAAGCTTCTCCTCCTGCTCGCCACCCTCCTCCCAAGCTGCGGCCTCCTCCTGGCGGACTTCGCCCCGATGACCCTCACCGTGGTGAACAACTGCGCGTACCCGATTTGGCCGGGCATCCAGGGGAGCGCCGGCAGCGAGGTCCTGGAGGGGGGCGGCTTCTTCCTCCCGTCGCTCTCCCACCGCTCCTTCCCGGCGCCCACCCACGCCTGGTCCGGCCGCATCTGGGCGCGCACCGGCTGCACGCCTGCAGGGGCCGGGCAGCTCCGCTGCGCCACGGGCGACTGCGGCGGGCGGCTCCAGTGCGGGGGCCTCGGCGGCGCGGCGCCCGCCACGCTGGCGCAGGTCTCCCTCCACCACGGCGGCGACGACCAGTCGTCGTACGGGGTGAGCGTGGTGGACGGCTTCAACGTGGGACTGTCGGTTACCCCGCACGAGGGCCGCGGCAACTGCCCCGTCCTCGCCTGCCGCAAGGACCTGACGCAGAGCTGCCCCGGCGAGCTGCAGGtgcgcgcggcggcgggcggcggcgtggcCGCGTGCAAGAGCGGCTGCCTGGCCTTCGGCACCGACGAGCTGTGCTGCCGCAACGCGTACAACAGCCCGGCCGCCTGCCGCCCCTCCAAGTACTCGGACTTCTTCAAGAACGAGTGCCCGCAGGCCTTCACCTACGCGCATGACAGCCCCTCGCTCACCCACCAGTGCTCCGCGCCGCGCGAGCTCAAGGTCATCTTCTGCCACTAG